In Neisseria dentiae, one DNA window encodes the following:
- the nrdD gene encoding anaerobic ribonucleoside-triphosphate reductase: MIRLTPEQLNGKLAFMNGYISAQNAADGSKMDANANVTQKNIATMEAELMKDFFVQVNRAQVSRKIEEIFGKADADEYIRQIEAHEIYVHDETSLKPYCVSVTLYPFLLDGLAKLGGESKAPKHLASFCGSFINLVFAISAQFAGAVATVEFLTYFDYFARKDYGRDYLQTHAAEIANHMQQVVYSINQPAAARGYQSVFWNISVYDRHYFEAMFADFVFPDFSKPEWESVAALQLFFLKWFNRERSKAVLTFPVVTAAMLTVNGKCKDTVFADQMAQELADGNSFFVYLSDNPDSLASCCRLRNQIEDHTFSYTLGAGGVATGSINVITINMNRLEQDGRDLAEEVGKIHRYQYAYRKLMEEYQAAGMLPVYDAGFITLDKQFLTIGINGMAEAAESQGIAVGYNEDYVNFVQGRLKTIYQANQAASKQYGVKFNTEFVPAENLGVKNAKWDKADGYKVARDCYNSYFYIVEDEATNALDKFLLHGRELTEWLDGGSALHLNLDEALPQAGYRSLLDIAAQTGCNYFCVNVRITICNDCGHIDKRTLHQCSTCGSHHIDHGTRVIGYLKRVSAFSSGRRKEHALRHYHRRAA; this comes from the coding sequence ATGATACGGCTCACCCCCGAGCAGCTGAACGGCAAGCTGGCGTTTATGAACGGCTATATTTCGGCGCAAAACGCGGCCGACGGTTCGAAAATGGACGCCAATGCCAACGTTACCCAAAAAAACATCGCCACGATGGAAGCCGAGCTGATGAAAGATTTTTTCGTGCAGGTCAACCGCGCGCAGGTTTCCCGCAAAATCGAAGAAATCTTCGGCAAGGCCGATGCCGATGAATATATCCGCCAAATCGAGGCGCACGAGATTTATGTGCACGATGAAACCAGCCTCAAGCCCTATTGCGTGTCGGTTACGCTGTATCCGTTTTTGCTCGACGGCTTGGCCAAGCTCGGCGGCGAATCGAAAGCGCCCAAGCATCTGGCATCGTTTTGCGGCTCGTTTATCAATTTGGTGTTTGCCATCAGCGCGCAATTCGCCGGCGCGGTGGCCACGGTGGAGTTTTTAACTTATTTCGACTATTTCGCCCGCAAAGACTACGGCCGCGATTACCTGCAAACACACGCGGCGGAAATCGCCAACCATATGCAGCAGGTGGTGTACAGCATCAACCAGCCCGCCGCCGCGCGCGGATATCAGAGCGTGTTTTGGAATATTTCGGTATACGACCGCCATTATTTCGAAGCCATGTTCGCCGATTTCGTGTTCCCCGATTTCAGCAAGCCCGAGTGGGAGAGCGTGGCCGCTTTGCAATTGTTTTTCCTGAAATGGTTCAACCGTGAGCGCAGCAAAGCCGTGCTGACTTTCCCCGTGGTAACCGCCGCCATGCTCACCGTAAACGGCAAGTGCAAAGACACCGTGTTTGCCGATCAAATGGCGCAGGAGCTGGCCGATGGCAATTCGTTTTTCGTTTACCTTTCCGACAACCCCGATTCGCTCGCCTCATGCTGCCGCCTGCGCAACCAAATCGAAGACCACACCTTTTCCTACACCCTCGGCGCGGGCGGCGTGGCCACCGGTTCGATTAACGTGATCACCATCAATATGAACCGTTTGGAGCAAGACGGGCGCGACTTGGCGGAAGAGGTGGGCAAAATCCACCGCTACCAATACGCCTACCGCAAACTGATGGAAGAATACCAGGCCGCCGGCATGCTGCCCGTGTACGACGCAGGCTTTATCACGCTCGACAAACAGTTTCTCACCATCGGCATCAACGGCATGGCCGAAGCCGCCGAATCGCAGGGGATTGCCGTGGGTTACAACGAAGACTACGTCAACTTCGTACAAGGCCGTCTGAAAACCATCTATCAGGCAAACCAGGCCGCATCGAAACAATACGGCGTGAAGTTCAACACCGAATTCGTGCCCGCCGAAAACCTCGGCGTGAAAAACGCCAAATGGGACAAGGCCGACGGCTACAAAGTTGCCCGCGACTGCTACAACTCCTATTTCTATATCGTGGAAGACGAAGCAACCAACGCGCTCGACAAATTCCTGCTGCACGGCCGCGAGCTTACCGAATGGCTCGACGGCGGCTCCGCCTTGCACCTGAATTTAGACGAAGCCCTGCCGCAGGCCGGCTACCGCTCGCTGCTCGACATCGCCGCCCAAACCGGCTGCAACTATTTCTGCGTCAATGTGCGCATCACCATCTGCAACGACTGCGGCCATATCGACAAACGCACCCTGCACCAGTGCAGCACCTGCGGCTCGCACCATATCGACCACGGCACCCGCGTCATCGGTTACCTCAAGCGTGTGTCCGCCTTCAGCAGCGGCCGCCGCAAAGAACACGCGCTCAGGCATTACCACCGCCGCGCCGCCTGA
- the dxs gene encoding 1-deoxy-D-xylulose-5-phosphate synthase, protein MSQTPLLDTIDLPQDLRRLDTKQLPQLAAELRAFLLESVGKTGGHFASNLGAVELTVALHYVYHTPEDHLVWDVGHQSYPHKILTGRKNRMDTMRKYGGLAGFPKRGESAYDAFGVGHSSTSIGAALGMAVADKLAGKTSRSVAVIGDGAMTAGQAFEALNCAGDMDIDLLVILNDNEMSISPNVGALPKYLARNVVRDMHGLLSTIKAQSTKVLDKLPGALEIAQKVEHKIKAIAGEAEHAKQSLSLFENFGFHYTGPVDGHDVEQLVHVLKELRGKKGPQILHVITKKGQGYKLAENDPVKYHAVSTLSQEGGKETEKFPPKPAAKPTYTQIFGRWLCDQAAADPRLIAITPAMREGSGLVEYEQKFPDRYFDVGIAEQHAVTFAGGLACEGAKPVVAIYSTFLQRAYDQLIHDVALQNLPVLFAVDRAGIVGADGPTHAGLYDLSFLRCIPNMVVAAPSDENECRLLLSTCYRLDAPSAVRYPRGSGCGTAVSDGLETVPVGKGVVKREGSRTAVFAFGSMVQPALAAAETLNATVADMRFVKPIDEELIVRLAQTHDYLVTAEENAEQGGAGSAVLEVLAKHNICKPVLLLGVTDTVTEHGDPQRLLDDLGLSAAALAERIRNRFGPAE, encoded by the coding sequence ATGAGCCAAACCCCATTACTCGACACCATCGACCTGCCGCAGGATTTACGCCGGCTCGACACCAAGCAGTTGCCGCAACTGGCCGCCGAACTGCGCGCTTTTCTGTTGGAATCGGTAGGCAAAACCGGCGGCCATTTCGCCAGTAACCTCGGCGCGGTGGAGCTGACCGTGGCGCTGCACTATGTGTACCACACGCCCGAAGACCATCTGGTGTGGGACGTGGGCCACCAGAGTTATCCGCACAAAATCCTCACCGGCCGCAAAAACCGCATGGATACCATGCGCAAATACGGCGGGCTGGCAGGCTTTCCCAAACGCGGCGAATCGGCATACGACGCTTTCGGCGTGGGGCACTCTTCCACGTCTATCGGTGCGGCGCTGGGCATGGCGGTGGCCGACAAACTGGCGGGCAAAACCAGCCGCAGCGTGGCGGTAATCGGTGATGGCGCGATGACCGCCGGCCAAGCCTTCGAAGCCCTCAACTGCGCCGGCGATATGGATATCGATCTCTTGGTGATTCTGAACGACAACGAAATGTCGATTTCGCCCAATGTCGGCGCGCTGCCCAAATATCTGGCGCGCAACGTGGTGCGCGATATGCACGGCCTGCTCTCCACCATCAAAGCGCAATCGACCAAAGTGCTCGACAAGCTGCCCGGCGCGCTCGAAATCGCCCAAAAGGTCGAACACAAAATCAAAGCCATCGCAGGCGAAGCCGAACACGCCAAGCAGTCGTTATCGCTGTTTGAAAACTTCGGCTTCCACTACACCGGCCCCGTTGACGGCCACGACGTCGAACAGCTGGTTCACGTTTTGAAAGAGCTGCGCGGCAAAAAAGGCCCGCAAATCCTGCACGTGATCACCAAAAAAGGCCAAGGCTACAAACTGGCCGAAAACGACCCCGTGAAATACCACGCCGTTTCCACTTTGTCGCAGGAAGGCGGCAAAGAAACCGAAAAATTCCCGCCCAAACCCGCAGCCAAACCCACCTACACGCAGATTTTCGGCCGCTGGCTGTGCGATCAGGCCGCCGCCGACCCGCGCCTGATCGCCATCACCCCCGCCATGCGCGAAGGCAGCGGGCTGGTGGAATACGAACAGAAATTCCCCGACCGCTATTTCGACGTGGGCATCGCCGAGCAGCACGCCGTAACCTTTGCCGGCGGCCTGGCCTGCGAAGGCGCCAAGCCCGTGGTGGCGATTTATTCCACCTTTCTGCAACGCGCCTACGACCAGCTTATCCACGACGTTGCCCTGCAAAACCTGCCCGTTTTGTTTGCTGTCGACCGTGCCGGCATCGTCGGTGCCGACGGCCCCACCCATGCCGGCCTGTATGATTTGAGCTTTCTGCGCTGCATTCCCAATATGGTGGTGGCCGCCCCCAGCGACGAAAACGAATGCCGCCTGCTGCTTTCCACCTGCTACCGGTTAGACGCGCCCTCGGCCGTGCGCTATCCGCGCGGCTCGGGCTGCGGCACCGCCGTTTCAGACGGCCTCGAAACCGTGCCCGTGGGCAAAGGCGTGGTGAAACGCGAAGGCAGCCGCACCGCCGTTTTCGCTTTCGGCAGCATGGTACAGCCCGCCTTGGCCGCCGCCGAAACGCTGAACGCCACCGTGGCCGATATGCGTTTTGTGAAACCGATAGACGAAGAGCTGATTGTGCGGCTGGCGCAAACCCACGATTATCTGGTAACCGCCGAAGAAAACGCCGAACAGGGCGGCGCGGGCAGCGCGGTGCTGGAAGTGCTGGCCAAACACAATATCTGCAAACCCGTGCTGCTGTTGGGCGTGACCGACACCGTTACCGAACACGGCGACCCGCAACGGCTGCTCGACGATTTGGGCCTGAGCGCGGCGGCGTTGGCCGAACGCATCCGCAACCGTTTCGGGCCGGCGGAATAA
- the rpsG gene encoding 30S ribosomal protein S7 produces the protein MPRRREVPKRDVLPDPKFGSVELTKFMNVLMIDGKKSVAERIVYGALEQIEKKTGKAAIEVFNEAIANAKPVVEVKSRRVGGANYQVPVEVRPSRRLALAMRWVRDAARKRGEKSMDLRLAGELIDAAEGRGGAMKKREEVHRMAEANKAFSHFRF, from the coding sequence ATGCCAAGACGTAGAGAAGTCCCCAAGCGCGACGTATTGCCCGATCCGAAATTCGGCAGCGTCGAGTTGACCAAATTCATGAACGTATTGATGATTGACGGTAAAAAATCCGTTGCCGAGCGCATCGTTTATGGCGCCCTCGAGCAAATCGAGAAAAAAACCGGCAAAGCAGCAATCGAAGTGTTCAACGAAGCCATTGCCAACGCCAAACCCGTTGTAGAAGTGAAAAGCCGCCGTGTCGGCGGTGCCAACTACCAAGTTCCTGTTGAGGTTCGCCCTTCACGCCGCTTGGCTCTGGCAATGCGCTGGGTGCGCGACGCCGCCCGCAAACGCGGTGAAAAATCCATGGACCTGCGCCTGGCAGGCGAATTGATCGACGCAGCCGAAGGCCGCGGCGGCGCCATGAAAAAACGTGAAGAAGTACACCGCATGGCCGAAGCCAACAAAGCCTTCTCACACTTCCGTTTCTAA
- the nrdG gene encoding anaerobic ribonucleoside-triphosphate reductase activating protein yields the protein MDRQTLRFTAEQIVWQEVPGEVSLAFLCSGCPLRCEGCHSTDAWRAAAGSELTEDYLKGRLKRYRGLITCVLFMGGEWLPDALRRMLEVVQEAGLKSCLYTGLEREELSDGLLPYLTFLKTGRWRPELGGLDSAATNQRFIRIHSGENLTHLFRGANA from the coding sequence ATGGATAGGCAAACGCTCAGATTCACCGCCGAGCAAATCGTGTGGCAGGAAGTGCCGGGCGAGGTGTCGCTGGCGTTTTTGTGTTCGGGCTGCCCGTTGCGCTGCGAAGGCTGCCACAGTACCGATGCCTGGCGTGCGGCCGCCGGTTCGGAGCTGACCGAAGATTATTTGAAAGGCCGTCTGAAACGCTATCGCGGGTTGATTACCTGCGTGCTGTTTATGGGCGGCGAATGGCTGCCCGATGCGCTGCGCCGTATGTTGGAAGTGGTGCAGGAGGCGGGTTTGAAAAGCTGCTTATACACCGGTTTGGAGCGCGAAGAGCTTTCAGACGGCCTGCTGCCGTATCTCACGTTTTTGAAAACCGGCCGTTGGCGGCCGGAATTGGGCGGGTTGGACAGCGCGGCCACCAACCAACGCTTTATCCGTATCCATTCGGGTGAAAATCTAACCCACTTATTCAGAGGAGCAAACGCATGA
- the rpsL gene encoding 30S ribosomal protein S12 yields MPTINQLVRKGRQKPVYVNKVPALEACPQKRGVCTRVYTTTPKKPNSALRKVCKVRLTNGFEVISYIGGEGHNLQEHSVVLIRGGRVKDLPGVRYHTVRGSLDTAGVKDRKQARSKYGAKRPK; encoded by the coding sequence ATGCCAACTATCAACCAATTGGTACGCAAAGGCCGTCAAAAGCCCGTGTACGTAAACAAAGTGCCCGCACTGGAAGCGTGCCCGCAAAAACGCGGCGTATGCACCCGTGTGTACACCACCACCCCGAAAAAACCGAACTCTGCATTGCGTAAAGTATGCAAAGTCCGCCTGACCAACGGTTTCGAAGTGATTTCATACATCGGCGGCGAAGGCCACAACCTGCAAGAGCACAGCGTGGTGCTGATCCGCGGCGGCCGTGTAAAAGACTTGCCGGGTGTACGCTACCACACCGTTCGCGGTTCCCTGGATACCGCAGGCGTTAAAGACCGTAAACAGGCACGCTCCAAATACGGCGCCAAACGCCCCAAATAA
- the gluQRS gene encoding tRNA glutamyl-Q(34) synthetase GluQRS — protein sequence MHTPAYIGRFAPSPTGLLHIGSLLTAVASYADAKAHGGRWLVRMEDLDPPRETAGAASHILRTLEAFGFEWDGEVVYQSHRHALYREALGRLKAAGLVYPCYCSRKEWQAAAVMGADGFVYNGKCGRADYRPSEQDSVKQPAWRLRVPDETIAFHDAVIGRYAQNLARDIGDFVLLRADGFWAYQLAVVADDADQGITHIVRGQDLLVSTPRQIWLQRCLGFPTPHYAHLPLLVNRHGQKWSKQTLAPALDLAQREQLLRQVMGYLNLPPAPATDRPSELLAWAVKHWDMAKVGKAAVCTEEGYS from the coding sequence ATGCACACCCCCGCCTACATCGGGCGTTTCGCCCCCAGCCCCACCGGCCTGCTGCACATCGGCTCGCTGCTCACCGCCGTGGCATCTTATGCCGACGCCAAAGCACACGGCGGCCGCTGGCTGGTGCGCATGGAAGACCTCGACCCGCCGCGCGAAACGGCAGGCGCGGCAAGCCATATCCTGCGCACGCTCGAAGCCTTCGGTTTCGAATGGGACGGCGAAGTCGTGTATCAGAGCCACCGCCACGCGCTTTACCGCGAAGCCTTAGGCCGTCTGAAAGCGGCGGGGCTGGTGTATCCCTGCTATTGCAGCCGCAAAGAATGGCAGGCCGCCGCCGTCATGGGCGCCGACGGCTTTGTGTATAACGGCAAATGCGGTCGGGCGGATTACAGGCCGTCTGAACAAGATTCGGTGAAACAGCCCGCTTGGCGGCTACGCGTACCCGATGAAACCATTGCTTTTCACGATGCCGTGATCGGCCGCTATGCCCAAAACCTCGCCCGTGACATCGGCGACTTCGTGCTGTTGCGCGCCGACGGCTTCTGGGCCTACCAACTGGCCGTGGTGGCCGACGATGCCGACCAAGGCATCACCCACATCGTGCGCGGGCAGGATTTGCTGGTTTCCACCCCGCGCCAGATTTGGCTGCAACGCTGTTTGGGCTTCCCCACCCCGCACTACGCCCACCTGCCGCTGTTGGTCAACCGCCACGGCCAGAAATGGTCGAAACAAACCCTCGCTCCCGCGCTGGATTTGGCACAGCGCGAACAACTGCTGCGGCAGGTGATGGGCTATCTGAACCTGCCCCCCGCCCCCGCAACCGACAGGCCGTCTGAATTATTGGCTTGGGCGGTGAAACATTGGGATATGGCGAAAGTGGGCAAGGCGGCGGTGTGTACGGAAGAGGGGTATAGTTAA
- a CDS encoding 3'-5' exonuclease: MFERFLRNRERKKLTDPHYGFLFEEQPGEWVSFDCETTSLDVKEAEILSIGAVKIRGNRVLASESFYVLVKPENPMKAANITVHGLRPTDLSDGIPVEEAVRQLLEFIGGRELVGYYLEYDVAMINKFMKPMLGIKLPNKQTDVSSLFHRWQSKQNAHDSYVDLRMDSMFKKLRLPDLPRHNALNDSINVALMYLLLKQRLK; encoded by the coding sequence ATGTTTGAACGTTTTTTACGCAACCGCGAACGCAAAAAACTCACCGACCCGCATTATGGTTTTCTGTTTGAAGAACAGCCCGGCGAATGGGTGAGTTTCGACTGCGAAACCACCAGCCTCGATGTGAAAGAAGCCGAAATTTTATCAATCGGCGCGGTGAAAATACGCGGCAACCGCGTGCTGGCAAGCGAATCGTTTTATGTGCTGGTGAAACCCGAAAACCCGATGAAAGCCGCCAACATCACCGTGCACGGCTTGCGCCCCACCGATCTTTCAGACGGCATCCCCGTGGAAGAAGCCGTTAGGCAACTGCTCGAATTTATCGGCGGGCGCGAACTGGTGGGCTACTATCTCGAATACGACGTGGCGATGATCAACAAATTCATGAAGCCCATGCTCGGCATCAAGCTGCCCAACAAGCAAACCGACGTGTCGTCGCTGTTCCACCGCTGGCAGAGCAAGCAAAACGCCCACGACAGTTATGTGGATTTGCGCATGGACAGTATGTTTAAAAAACTCAGGCTGCCCGACCTGCCCCGCCACAACGCGCTGAACGATTCGATTAACGTGGCGCTGATGTATCTGCTGCTGAAACAACGGTTGAAATAG
- a CDS encoding DUF294 nucleotidyltransferase-like domain-containing protein: MERFDFNYAPFNYLSNPERVMLQKAVDIAFFHNGESIIRPEEPIEFLYVVMKGLVKEIGADGDVVSLYHPRDTFEARGLIEGVSHHQFVVEEEALVYTIPKDVVLKIIESNPRFGAYCYASVADKFASLSNSKNESEFESLFTARVRDAYRDNPTWLEGGDSVFRAAEVLKERKTKSALVRHEGRIGVFTESAFRDIVIAGAHSSDAIHNWAAFNLISIDIDDFVFNALLRMTTFKIQRVVVTENGQPIGTLEQIDVLAYFSNHSHLVAQRLERAKTIDELVDIAGQMTDSIRLLRNNGVRAPQLAQLMQVLNSSLFEKAWRILAPADLYDNSCLIVMGSEGRGEQILKTDQDNALILRESVNPEEAAEVAEQFSATLARLGYPPCPGKIMVNNPAWRKTLPEFKKMVSGWCHAPDGEAMMNLAIFIDAKAVAGDVAMLAEVKEHLQKRMINDAGMLMAFARAVDQFESQSRGFFSQLINRGGSEKMDIKKMGQFPVVHGIRALSLEARIEETNTFERIRHLVQLNVIDEALGQDVAEALSYIMDLRFSANLHILESGSGTPNQVDFANLSTLERDLLKDALQVVKRFKNVIRHHFHITS, translated from the coding sequence ATGGAACGTTTCGATTTCAACTACGCCCCTTTCAATTATTTGAGCAACCCCGAGCGGGTGATGCTGCAAAAAGCGGTGGACATCGCCTTTTTCCACAACGGCGAAAGCATCATCCGCCCCGAAGAGCCGATTGAGTTTCTTTATGTGGTGATGAAGGGACTGGTGAAGGAAATCGGTGCCGACGGCGACGTGGTGTCGCTCTACCACCCGCGCGACACGTTTGAGGCGCGCGGGCTGATTGAGGGGGTGAGCCACCATCAGTTTGTGGTGGAGGAAGAAGCGCTGGTTTACACCATTCCCAAAGACGTGGTTTTGAAGATTATCGAAAGCAACCCGCGTTTCGGCGCGTATTGCTACGCCAGCGTGGCCGACAAATTTGCCAGCCTTTCCAACAGCAAAAACGAGAGCGAGTTTGAGAGCCTGTTTACCGCCAGAGTGCGCGATGCCTACCGCGACAACCCCACCTGGCTCGAAGGCGGCGATTCGGTTTTCCGTGCGGCGGAGGTGTTGAAAGAGCGTAAAACCAAATCGGCGCTGGTGCGGCACGAAGGCAGAATCGGGGTGTTTACCGAATCGGCGTTCCGCGACATTGTGATTGCGGGCGCGCATTCAAGCGATGCCATACACAACTGGGCGGCGTTCAACCTGATTTCCATCGATATTGATGATTTCGTGTTTAACGCGCTGTTGCGCATGACCACGTTTAAAATCCAGCGTGTGGTGGTAACGGAAAACGGCCAACCCATCGGCACGCTCGAGCAGATAGACGTTTTGGCCTATTTTTCGAACCACAGCCATTTGGTCGCCCAACGTTTGGAGCGCGCCAAAACCATAGACGAGCTGGTGGACATTGCCGGCCAGATGACCGATTCCATCCGCCTGCTGCGCAACAACGGCGTGCGTGCGCCGCAACTGGCGCAGCTGATGCAGGTGCTCAACAGCAGCCTGTTTGAAAAAGCCTGGCGCATTCTCGCGCCCGCCGATTTATACGACAACTCCTGCCTGATTGTGATGGGTTCGGAAGGGCGTGGCGAGCAGATTCTGAAAACCGACCAAGACAACGCGCTGATTCTGCGCGAAAGCGTCAACCCCGAAGAAGCCGCCGAAGTAGCGGAGCAGTTTTCGGCCACACTGGCGCGCCTGGGCTATCCGCCCTGCCCCGGCAAGATTATGGTAAACAACCCCGCATGGCGGAAAACCCTGCCCGAATTCAAAAAAATGGTGAGCGGCTGGTGCCATGCGCCCGACGGCGAGGCGATGATGAATCTGGCGATTTTTATCGACGCCAAAGCGGTGGCGGGCGATGTTGCCATGCTGGCCGAAGTGAAAGAGCATCTGCAAAAACGCATGATCAACGATGCCGGCATGCTGATGGCGTTCGCCCGCGCCGTGGATCAGTTTGAAAGCCAGAGCAGGGGCTTTTTCTCGCAGCTCATCAACCGCGGCGGCAGCGAGAAAATGGATATCAAAAAAATGGGGCAGTTTCCCGTGGTGCACGGCATCCGCGCCTTAAGTTTGGAGGCGCGCATCGAAGAAACCAACACCTTCGAGCGCATCCGCCATCTGGTGCAGCTCAACGTTATCGACGAGGCGCTCGGGCAGGATGTGGCCGAAGCCCTGAGCTATATTATGGATTTGCGCTTCAGCGCCAACCTGCATATTCTCGAAAGCGGCTCGGGCACGCCGAACCAGGTGGATTTCGCCAACCTTTCCACGCTGGAGCGCGACCTGCTCAAAGACGCCCTGCAAGTGGTGAAACGCTTTAAAAACGTGATCCGCCACCATTTCCACATCACTTCGTAA
- the fusA gene encoding elongation factor G — protein MARKTPINLYRNIGISAHIDAGKTTTTERILFYTGLTHKLGEVHDGAATTDYMEQEQERGITITSAAVTSYWKGMGGQFPEHRFNIIDTPGHVDFTVEVERSMRVLDGAVMVYCAVGGVQPQSETVWRQANKYKVPRLAFVNKMDRQGANFFRVVEQMRTRLRANPVPIVIPVGAEDGFEGVVDLLKMKAIIWNEADKGTTFEYGDIPADLVATAEEWRQNMIEAAAEASEELMDKYLGGEELTEAEIVAALRDRTLAGEIQPMLCGSAFKNKGVQRMLDAVVEFLPAPTDIPPVQGINPNNEEPDSRQASDDAKFSALAFKMLNDKYVGQLTFIRVYSGVVKSGDTVINSVKGTRERIGRLVQMTAADRTEIEEVRAGDIAAAIGLKDVTTGETLCAEDAPIILERMEFPEPVIHVAVEPKTKADQEKMGIALNRLAKEDPSFRVRTDEESGQTIISGMGELHLEIIVDRMKREFGVEANVGAPQVAYRETIRKEVESEAKHVKQSGGKGQYGHVVIKMEPLEPGGAGYEFIDEIKGGVIPREFIPSVDKGIRDTLPNGIVAGYPVVDVRIRLIFGSYHDVDSSQIAFELAASMAFKEGMKKASPVLLEPIMAVEVETPEDYMGDVMGDLNRRRGIVLGMDDDGIGGKKVRAEVPLAEMFGYSTDLRSATQGRATYSMEFKKYAEAPAHVAAQVTEARKG, from the coding sequence ATGGCTCGCAAAACCCCGATTAACCTTTATCGCAATATCGGTATTTCCGCCCACATCGACGCGGGTAAAACCACCACTACCGAGCGCATCCTGTTCTATACCGGCCTGACCCACAAACTGGGCGAAGTACACGACGGTGCCGCCACCACCGACTACATGGAACAAGAGCAAGAACGCGGTATTACCATTACTTCCGCCGCTGTAACTTCCTACTGGAAAGGTATGGGCGGCCAGTTCCCCGAGCACCGCTTCAACATCATCGACACCCCGGGACACGTTGACTTTACCGTAGAGGTAGAGCGCTCCATGCGCGTACTCGACGGTGCGGTGATGGTTTACTGCGCGGTAGGCGGCGTACAGCCCCAGTCGGAAACTGTATGGCGCCAAGCCAATAAATACAAAGTGCCGCGTTTGGCCTTTGTAAACAAAATGGACCGCCAAGGCGCCAACTTCTTCCGCGTGGTCGAGCAAATGCGCACCCGCCTGCGCGCCAACCCCGTTCCCATCGTTATCCCCGTGGGTGCCGAAGACGGCTTCGAGGGCGTGGTTGACCTGCTGAAAATGAAAGCCATCATTTGGAACGAGGCCGACAAAGGCACCACATTCGAATACGGCGACATTCCCGCAGATTTGGTTGCCACCGCCGAAGAATGGCGTCAAAACATGATTGAAGCCGCGGCCGAAGCCAGCGAAGAGCTGATGGACAAATACTTGGGTGGCGAAGAGCTGACCGAAGCCGAAATCGTGGCCGCATTGCGCGACCGCACCCTGGCCGGCGAAATCCAGCCGATGTTGTGCGGCTCTGCCTTCAAAAACAAAGGCGTGCAACGTATGCTCGACGCCGTGGTAGAGTTCCTGCCCGCGCCGACCGACATTCCCCCGGTGCAAGGCATCAACCCGAACAACGAAGAACCCGACAGCCGCCAGGCAAGCGACGATGCCAAATTCTCGGCATTGGCGTTCAAAATGCTGAACGACAAATACGTCGGCCAGCTGACTTTCATCCGCGTGTATTCAGGCGTGGTGAAATCAGGCGACACCGTTATCAACTCGGTTAAAGGCACCCGCGAGCGTATCGGCCGTTTGGTACAGATGACCGCCGCCGACCGTACCGAAATCGAAGAAGTGCGCGCAGGCGACATCGCCGCCGCCATCGGTTTGAAAGACGTAACCACCGGCGAAACCCTGTGTGCCGAAGATGCGCCGATTATCTTGGAACGCATGGAATTCCCCGAGCCGGTGATTCACGTTGCCGTCGAGCCGAAAACCAAAGCCGACCAAGAGAAAATGGGTATCGCGCTGAACCGCTTGGCTAAAGAAGACCCGTCTTTCCGCGTACGCACCGACGAAGAATCCGGCCAAACCATTATTTCCGGTATGGGCGAATTGCACTTGGAAATCATCGTCGACCGCATGAAACGCGAATTCGGCGTGGAAGCCAACGTAGGCGCACCGCAAGTGGCCTACCGCGAAACCATCCGCAAAGAAGTGGAATCCGAAGCCAAACACGTTAAACAATCCGGCGGTAAAGGCCAATACGGTCACGTTGTGATTAAAATGGAACCGCTGGAACCCGGCGGCGCAGGCTACGAATTTATCGACGAGATCAAAGGCGGCGTGATTCCGCGCGAATTCATCCCCTCTGTCGACAAAGGTATCCGCGACACCCTGCCCAACGGTATCGTTGCCGGCTACCCCGTGGTTGACGTGCGCATCCGCCTGATTTTCGGTTCTTACCACGATGTGGACTCTTCTCAAATCGCCTTTGAATTGGCCGCTTCCATGGCCTTCAAAGAAGGTATGAAAAAAGCCTCTCCGGTGTTGCTGGAGCCGATTATGGCCGTTGAAGTGGAAACTCCCGAAGACTACATGGGCGACGTGATGGGCGACCTGAACCGCCGCCGCGGTATCGTTTTGGGTATGGACGACGACGGCATCGGCGGCAAGAAAGTCCGCGCCGAAGTGCCGCTGGCAGAAATGTTCGGTTACTCGACCGACCTGCGTTCCGCCACCCAAGGCCGTGCAACCTACTCGATGGAGTTCAAGAAATACGCAGAAGCTCCCGCACACGTTGCCGCACAAGTTACAGAAGCCCGCAAAGGCTAA